CATGCTTTGCTAACTTGAGGTTAAATTAAAGGCATGCTTTGCTTTTTATAGTTTCCATCTAGTGCATGTTCACGTGGTCCTTCTTTGTCATATACACTAAACGACTGTTCTGTTCGGATGCGTAGCTCGAGACGTTCACCGCAGGAGGCGTGGGCAGTTCAGGAGGACACAGTGGGGTCGTAGCATCGCTAGCTGACGTAGGGTGGATCGAGCAAGAGGAGAACGATGTCTCTGGGAGACGGCAGTAAGTGTGGGGTTAACgtcatgaaataaacatgatgaAGCAGGTGACTCATGATTAATCATTCATAATGCACCAAAATAACACATTAAGCGCCAGTCCGAGGCCATTTTAGGGtcaaacatgtttgtttaaaaaaaaaaacagcagcgatagtttttattaaaagtatttGATGTCTCTCCAGGTTGGAGGCAGACTCGGGGCTGGCGTTTCGCACTCAGCAGTGCCCACCTCTCAGACGCCAGCGCTCtttacccagcatgcaccagGCCGTGTTCGCTCCGCAGAGCCAGACAATCGTCAGTGAGCAGGCCATTCAAAAGATCAGCGCTCTGGAGAACGAGCTGGCTAAACTGCGAGCACAGATAGCTCAGATTGTACAGGCCCAGGAGCGGAACGCACAGTCTGCGGGTAAACACATCACATCGGACGTGCTTGAAATACTTCCTGTGTCTGAAATATCTCCGAGCTTATATTACTTACATTAATAATGCAcgctttttttatataaatgtcaTCAGCTCCTGCTCCAGGTggtcctcctcctccaccctcAGCACCTCCTCTtgcgcctcctcctcctccaccgcCACCTCCTCCAGGCCCAGGCATGCAGAGGAGCGTTTCTGCTATTGACCTCATCAGAGAGCGGCGCAGTAAAAAGTCCAATCAGCACACGGTGTTGGAGTCGGGGCCTAAACAGCCCGAGGTGCCGAACATGTTAGACGTGTTGAAAGACATGGGCAAAGTGAAGTTGCGCTCCGTTAAAAAGTGCGTATGGCTATCGTGtagcgttttttgtttttaaattaaaaaagtagCCTGCTAATCCTGCTATAAATAAGGTACTGGGAGATAACATGTTGCAGTTTACCCTAAAGCTAACTAACATGACTGGCCATAAAGTGGAACTTCATACAGAAATGAAATGCACATAGTTTTATTATTAGAAttgttaggggtccaagcaGAACGGATGACCAGCTGTAAGCCATGGAGATGTGTAACTTGGTCAATAGATAGTACTCTCTCCTGCTACTCAAGCGAGCAAGATGGGCATGGTCAGCCTTATGTTGGCGCTGTAACACCGTGTTTTAAGCTTTGGCCCATATTTCATGAACCAGAGCAAATTTTGGAGCAAATCCAGATATCTACTGTTTAAAAGTAAATTCAGCTGATTGTGCTTAGAAGGTGCAACAGGTTTAGTTGCAGCTTCCTGTCTAATCAAGTGTACACACTTGCGCTTTCCCACTTGCAGTCGTCTTGAGGAAGATCACAGCAAGACTAAAGCCGGCGAAATCACAGACCCCGCTGCTCTGATCGCCGAAGCTCTGAAGCGCAAGTTCGCCCATCGCTACCGCAACGACAGCGAGAACGAGAGCAGCTTCAGTCTCCCTGCTCGAGAATCGAAACCACACTCGGAGACGCCTGCGGTAAGATCCACCTTCCTATTAGATCCTCCCGTTTTCCGGCTGTTTACTTACCTGAATCATCTCATCTCACACGTTTACGTTTATTTCAGTGCGACTTAATAATACGACCGAACACAAACGTAGAGCTGTTTCAACCAAGTGACCAGAAACCGCTCAGTTCagtaataatttttaataaaataaatgtaatcattggcaaattgctgtggtataagaggaataaagcacttcggGACATCGAGCgcatttaatataaaccagttatagaaaattaatcaacactttctgaccaatcacaatcgagaattcaatagcactgtggtgtaaactGGTCAATTTCTTCCACtgatattaatgtgtgtgtgagtgtgtgtgtatatatatatatatatatatatatatatatatatatatatatatatatatatatatatatatatatatatatataaagtcctATTTTGTGTTCTTGTGGCTCTGCAGTTCGGACAGCACATGTTGAAATCAACAGGAATAAGAAAACTCGTGTGACGGCGGATCTGCGAGCTGAACGTCGAGCTCGCGTACACAGGAACAGACATGTAGCTGCAGGGATGCTAAGCGCTCAGTCTGGTTTCCTGCACCCGCAGCGTCGCAGCCCATTTTTATGCCTCGTTTATGTAAAGCTCACGTCACGTCATGTCGGAATTACAGTAACGCAAACACAACTAGTTGAGATTCAACTAGTTGAATCTTTTCAACTAAaaaaaccctaacccccccccggTTCCCCCCGGTCTCGAGAAATCATTTCTGTGGCAATTTGCACAACATCGAAAAGGACACACGCTAGCGAGGAATTAGCCAAACTACATTTCCATGTTTCATTACACAGTAAGCACTCAAAAGCTCGGTTTGTTCATGTTTGTCGAGACGTTTAAAACGATATCTTATTTTCCGAACTCTGACGTGACGTGAGCGATGAATCAAGAGCattggaattttttatttaaaaaaacaaacaaacatgtttaacatgttCTTGTTTTATTATTCTTCCTTTCTTAAAATTTAATTAAGGTCTATCAAAAAAGCATGCTGATAAATGTTCCTGctctataaaaacacacacaccagcattaCTATTAAACGTGGTTCCTCTCAGTTCAGTGTTACGTGACAAACACGATTATATACGTGACATAAGCACTTTCTATAAATTCTCCTAAATTCCTGTTAGTGTTAatttataaagtgtgtgtaggtggggtATTTATGATTGATTTTAGATATTAATAATTTAGTCTTGTTAATAGGATGTCGTTTGAATTATGTTAGTTGCTGCTGGTTATAAATACACACTACAGATcattcttttaataacattttttttttcccctcattgtTGATGTCGTACGCAGCTCGGCTTGCTAGGAGGTTTGTGTTAGCTTTTCAGTAGCTACACCTACACGCATACATTCCAGTGTTGtttaagataatactttattaatccccagatggagaaattagggatttaattttattctttatgTCTTGTTGCCAAGACGACAAATCCAGAAACTCAAACATGCTCAGAGCGGCTTATTTAAGGTAAACAAGATTAGAGCATTTATAACTTAATTCACTTGCTTAACTAAATTGTCATAATTTATACGCTAGAGcaaatctttattatttttttaattgtcctcgtttaaaaaatttaaataagctCTCACCTGGAGTTCATGATTCTCTGTTGCTTAAGTTTAATAACAATCCCATGTTAGGAGTGTTGCGGAACAACAGTAAATTTACACAGTACACTTTTTTGGACCAGCATTATTACTCAATAACATGTAGCTAATTAGatatatacattttcacaccctttttctttttttttccccccaatataGTTTTTTCATCTTTGTTTTTGCGATATGGTCCATCCATGTTCCACTATTTAGAACACTAATACAGTTCATTACATTCTGACTGAAGCACTTTGATGAAGTAAAAGGTATATAGTATAAAAGTACGCTCGGAGCTCAACAGCCGAGTATTAAAGGGAATCAGGATGAAACATTTCCGTTGTTTAAAACACACTAGAGGAACATTCCCGTTATTGTAATACCTTATCAAATCAACTAGAATAAAGAGTTCatcaataaaatgtttaaattctcATTTGTGTATggtgacattttgttttttaatctgcaAGTTTTATTAAAACTATAATACCACAACCTGCTGTTATTTTTACTATTAGAGAATCATTACACTACTGGAGAATCATTGCACTATTGGAGATGTCATTACAGTACTCTGAAATTATTTACACTGTTGTACAATCAATCGTTACAACTACTGGAAAATTATTTTCTCTATTGGAGAATCATTACGCTACCAGAGAAATGATTCTCCAATAGAGTCATTTCCACTATTTGAGAATCATTTCTCTAGTAGAGAGTCATTTTCACTATTGGAGGATAATTTCTCAATTAGCAAATCATTACACTATTGGAGAATCATTTCTCTGGTAGCGAGTCATTTCACTACCATTTCCACTATTAGAGAATTATTATAAGTCCGGAGAATCACTTTCACAGTTCGACAGTCATTGCACTATTAACGAATCATTATACTGTTGAATCATTTCCTCTAGTGGAGAATAATTAGAGAATCATTTTCAGTAATGGAGAATCATTTCCACTAGTACAGAATAATTGTCACTATTGGAGAAAATGGGCTCCCATGcatgcataaataaaaacaatttcaaTAAATCAGATGAGAAACTGACTCAAAATATTCTGTACATATTAGTGAGGTCCAGGAAAAGTTTCACGTTGGGCTTTAGAGAACATGTATTCCTGTTCAATCTAGAGACATTTTACGTTTACTTTTACATAGCTGTATCAATATTATACAGGAAAGAGCATACCAAGATCCGATGGGAACGGCTCATCGGGAGCTGTTTTAGTTCAGTGTTATGTGTAGTGTTGATATTTTACCAGTAGTGTAACTTGACTTGTTGGACTACAGTCCAATTCATGTCCAATCCTTAGGAACGACCTAAATCTTGGAACACAGGTCAGCTAaacataaatgaaaatgttaagaAAATGCAGGATATTGACATCTGGTCTGAGGAATGTGTATTGGGAATGTGACGTCATActttatacaaaacaaacagtcGTGATTTCAAAAGACCAACGTGAACCCGAGCTGGATGCTCTGGAAGGTAATTTGGGGGTTTTGTCTTACTAAAGAAGCTTGTTTCATTAAGCATTAGTATTTTCCTCTGAGCAAGTAGTGGCAGGTTGTCTTCTTAATGACCTTCATCAGCCTGCAGGGGGCGATATCCAACAGCAGCtacagggagaaagaaagaaaatctaaCAGACCCGAAATCTTGTCATTATGTACCATGAAACATCATGTCAACAATTTTTATTCATCAAAAATGCAACTGCAACAAGCATGTATCAAAAAGTCTGTACGACAAAGCCTTTACAAAATGGCTTGACATGTAAGTCTTCTCCCCAAAATGGCTGTTACAACAAATTGTAAACAGTTTTTTTGAAACAGTCTTACAGCACttacaacaaaaatacaaatcagctaaaataagaccaaaaagaaaaaaaaaaaagcacctgcTCTCTTTCAAACTGGAAAGAGAcgcgccaaaaaaaaaacacaacaactgcACGATCTGTACAgggtaaaataaacaaaaatggaatgttcaatgttaaaaaaaaacaacaaattattgAATCAATTTATCCACcatatattaattttttttttttttttttttttattctcccaTGACGGAAGGCAAAGGGCTGGACGAGAATGAAACGGACGTGATGATGCGCTTTAATGTAAATACAAGCTGGTTTGGTCACTTAGCTTTGTGCATAGTTTTAAGGCATCATTTTGAAGCAGTCTTCCGGATGGAGAGCTCGACTGTGGCTGAGACGCATTCTGAAAGGGAGTCTAGATCTACATGTGTTGTCTGCAGTTACCAGACGGCGGGGGAGAGGACAGCGACCTATAAAAGGCACCTTTCGCTTCCTCTTTCTTGCCAGTGGCGTGATGAGCAGGTTTGCGAGACCCTGAGCGAGATCCGTGGAGATTCCAGTCAGCTACATGTCCTGTGCGGCACGAGGCTCGATCCAGGGCTCAGGAGGATAAGTGGGTGGAGTGACTGAGGAGAAAGGAAGGGTCAGAGGGCGGAGTGACAGGGAAAGGGAGTGTTAGAGGGTGGAGTGATGGGGGGAAGGGAGTGACAGAGGGTGGAGTGATGGGGAAAGGGAGGGTCAGAGGGTGGAGTAATGGAGGGAAAGGGAGGGTCAGAGGGTGGAATGAGTAGGTTAAAGGGAAGACAAGTGGGTGGGGTGATTGTGGGGAAAGTGAGGGTCAGAGGGTGGAGTGATGGAGGGGAAATAGAGAGTCACAAGTAAAGCAGGGGAAATGGAGGACAGACAGGGCGGAGTAATGAAAGTGAAAGGGAGGATGAGTAGAAATGGAGGATCGGTGGCAATAAGAAAGAGGGGAATAGAGGATGAATGGTTGGAGTGCTGGAAGGGAAAGGCAGGATCAGGAGGGAAGGGAGGAAAGCTGGTCCCTGGTCTTCTCACAGCAGAAGCAGCTGCATGTCCGAATCATGTGGCACCAGAATCAGGAGTACAGGGAGAAAATTTCACAACAGAGCACAAGGCGCTTGTATGGCATCTGGCGTTTCAGACTGACTCAAGTGCAGTCCCttggatgggtttttttttcctttttgtttttttgttcagtaCATCAGCAGTAACACAACAGTTCAAAACATGTAAAAGTGGTTCTTCACATCTGTGCTTAAAAgcaaaaggaaaaagagaagaaaaaaaaaaaaaaatcacagaaccaacatgattcatttataacaatgacaacaaaaaaagacaatctGTAAACAGTCTTCATAGAGGC
This genomic interval from Ictalurus punctatus breed USDA103 chromosome 23, Coco_2.0, whole genome shotgun sequence contains the following:
- the mtfr1 gene encoding mitochondrial fission regulator 1 isoform X2, giving the protein MSRKDARIEMDLAYGSAKPYGSSRSIVRRIGSTLPLAPCPRVRFQLETFTAGGVGSSGGHSGVVASLADVGWIEQEENDVSGRRQLEADSGLAFRTQQCPPLRRQRSLPSMHQAVFAPQSQTIVSEQAIQKISALENELAKLRAQIAQIVQAQERNAQSAAPAPGGPPPPPSAPPLAPPPPPPPPPPGPGMQRSVSAIDLIRERRSKKSNQHTVLESGPKQPEVPNMLDVLKDMGKVKLRSVKNRLEEDHSKTKAGEITDPAALIAEALKRKFAHRYRNDSENESSFSLPARESKPHSETPAFGQHMLKSTGIRKLV
- the mtfr1 gene encoding mitochondrial fission regulator 1 isoform X1, producing MSRKDARIEMDLVCSSHQSSAYGSAKPYGSSRSIVRRIGSTLPLAPCPRVRFQLETFTAGGVGSSGGHSGVVASLADVGWIEQEENDVSGRRQLEADSGLAFRTQQCPPLRRQRSLPSMHQAVFAPQSQTIVSEQAIQKISALENELAKLRAQIAQIVQAQERNAQSAAPAPGGPPPPPSAPPLAPPPPPPPPPPGPGMQRSVSAIDLIRERRSKKSNQHTVLESGPKQPEVPNMLDVLKDMGKVKLRSVKNRLEEDHSKTKAGEITDPAALIAEALKRKFAHRYRNDSENESSFSLPARESKPHSETPAFGQHMLKSTGIRKLV